The Venturia canescens isolate UGA chromosome 7, ASM1945775v1, whole genome shotgun sequence genome segment aatattaatacacTTTGAGGTTAAGACGGCGAGGAACAGCTGCGCGCGCACGAGCAGTGATCTCACGCCTCCCGGGCTCCAGAATTCTGACTTGTTGATCTTCTCATTCCGTTTCTTCCTTCTTATTCTGGCGTGTCGTAAGCCTCGTATCTCCAAGCGCGTAATAAGCTTTCTCCGGTCGCGTCGAGGtgaaaattctcaactttCTTCCGAGCTGTAACAAACCGTATACGTACATTATTCACGCATACATGCACACTCGGTGTACACGTACGAAGGAAAGCTGCGCGTGGTGGTGAGCCCTCTGGCGGCGTCTTCTTCCGATTGTGAGCTCTGCATATCTGCAGAGAGCTGTTCCATGTTAACCTGCACGTATCTCTGACACATAGCTATGCACACATGTGAACGTACGCCGTTCGCTAAGAGATCTCTGTTGCACGATGCATATTACACGATGTATACATAGCTATTCCCATCGAAGTGTTTCGTCGCTATATACGATCGAACTCGTTCTTCCGCTCGATTTTACCCGCGAGTCTttttattcagttttttttatctcctcgAGGATCCTCTTCACGAAACCCGGAAACGGACCGATAAGTCCGCTTTCGCATAGTTTTTCTCCGCAGAAGGGAAAATCTAATCGTTGGGTTTATCCCGAAATCAGATGAGTACGAAACAGAGGTAAAAAATGACGCATTTTTATAGCCGATTAAACGACGAGCATTTTCTCGCTCTCGCGGGCCCTCGTTTATCGATGGCATCACAAATTATACCTGAGTGAGGTTAGGTCGGACAGTGTAATTACTCGTTTTCAACCGCGAGCCTCTGCTCCTTGTTATCTTTATTCATCCTCGTTTAAAATATAAACCATCGAACTTACAACTCTCTCGAACTTTTAACCCGTTGGAATAAACGACGCTTATCCTTCATCGCTACTTACAATATCGGAGATCGATTGTGCGCGAGTAGCAATTCTCGTGTGGCTGAAGCTCGGTAGCCTTTGAGCTCGTGTCAGTGGAGCGAGATTCAGTCTTCGCTCTCTTCCTCGCGAACGGGCTCGTGATGTATAACATTTCCGATTATGTCACTACTTCATGGTCGGCTCCTCGTTTCGCGCGTCTCGGAGACGCATGACAGCCGTGCGACTCTATTTTAACTGTGGCACCTTTCGTCGTTCGTGCTCGGCCTACGAGGGCATTTCCTCTCGGCGAGTCTCCACACTTTTCACTCctttccattcatttttcattccttaTCGAGCCGCTCGTTATGAACTCAATAAAAATAGGCGATTGAGCAATTCGAGCGTTGTGTCATGTTTTTCGTTTCTACACCATTATTTCGAATCGCCTTTTCCCTAAACGATCGTCCCCTCATCGAGCAAGCTAAtgtattcgtattttttaaaactcaaaCTCTCCTTAATTTACGTGACTCATAACACACACGTACGGGAATTTTCTCTCGTTACGTATGTCTTCGAGAAAATTAAAAGAATTCCGTAACGCCGTCGCGGGCTTTAAAAATCTTTgtttttatcgaacaaatcacAATTTTCGATCTAATCTGTCATTTAATCCAACGAAGCCAAttgtttcgaatatttttctgtcGCTATTTCTCAATGAAAACAACCGTCGTGCGTCGTCGCAAGATcgttcagtttcttttcccgtCGGTCAAATCCACATCCGATGCTCTCACTCGATTAAATGCTCCGAAGAGCTCTTTCCGTTACGTAAACTTCGAACGATTCGGAACTTTCGGCTGGTCTCTCgctcgaaatttatttgacaGTGCAATAAACGCACGAGAATATGAGAGTCTATGAGTCGGTGGAAACATTTCGAGCGCGAGAAAATCTCGTCTATCttcaaaattgatttttatctTCTGCCCATAAAAGTCGGCATAAAATTGTGGACTTTTCATCGGAATGGTTATTCGATAGAGCGTTGAGGATGTtcgattatgaaaaaataatcgatcgaGTCGCGCGAACATTATTTTAAAATGCGATCGCTCGGAGTTGTGAAATATTTCCTATAAAGCAAATAAATCCTTGAACGTGTTTGCAACGATTGTGAAAGAGATTCGATCGAAAATGCGTTACTTTGCGATAGAGGATGGAGGAAGGCGAGTGAAAAAGAAGTTCTCTTAACATCGAGCTTATAAAGTGCCTCGTGTCCTGTCGATTGAATATCTTGACCCCGATTCCCGCGTTAACGAGCCTTCGATCGACGTTATTAAACTTTGCTCGGTTTCTCATCGCTCGTCCTCTCGAATCTACCGCCTCGCGGACTAATTGCTCCGCAAGGTTTCGAATACTATTTGACGAATGCGTTTTCGAGCGATCTTCGGATGCGGACTGATTCACATTTGAGAATTGAGTGATCATCCCGCTCGCGGGGTTCTAGAAAAGTGTTCGGTCGATGAACGCGTTGGGGGGGGAAGGAGGATCGTTGGAAAAGTTCCTCGCGCGTTTTCGATGTCAATGAGAGATCCGCGAGTTTAAAAACAAACGTTGGTTAAttacaaaaagtattttcgtCATTAAGGCGGCGAATCGTTGAACGGAATTGCGCGGTTTTATGCTCCGTCGTTAGGCTCTGGAAAAATAGTAGAAATTTAATTCTTACGTGGCGGCGCGGACGGGGACACGGACGAGAAAACGCAACGAGGCGCATTCGCACCGGGATTGGGACGTTCCACGAAACTGAAGCCACAGCAGCAGCATCATTTTATACAATCTCACGTTTTATCAGGTCTCTCGCGCGCACGAGGCACGAGACGCTGCAGGGCAGAAAGGCGCACGGATTCCGATGCCCCTGCATGTCCCCCCCCTTCGCCGACTCATCGTACACCTCTCCATTTTTTCCGTtccccttttttctgcaatctTCTCTTTCACTCTTAAGCAAAATTCAAGCGGCGAGAGGCTCAAGCAACGGATTAACTCGACAAGAGCAAATAATGCTTACAAACGTTAATTGTAAGCCCAACTTAATTATATCTCAAGCCTCGATACCTCCGGACTGATTATTCGACGCTTAAACTATCCATAAATATTTAACACCGATTATTACGCAACTTGCTTCCCATCAAACCTAAATTAGCGCGTATTACTTTTCCGCAAACgagtacaatttttatttttctcaattcgtTTCACCGCCGCGCTCTCCTCGTCTTGTCGAAAATAATGCcaaacgagatgaaaaaataatgaacgatTCGCTTGCCGGACTTacgaacgattgaaaaatcctGATTCCCAGTCTcacgataaattttcattcaatgctCAGTAAAAgagcacatttttattatcgttttttcacgaatcaaGTGAATATTTCCATTCGCATTTATCTTAattatcgatatattctcGAGAATAATCGCAGACGACAGAAACGTCCCCGAGCCTCTTGcctaataaaataaacataaaaagctGTCCCATGTGCTTTTGTCAATTAACGTcaaagtggagaaaaaaaaacgaaaatcattcGCCCATCGGGTCTTCCTATTCATGGAGGAATCaatcagattctcaattctTCAATCGTAATCgttgtaaaaaaacaaaaataaaaataaatacatgaacatttagaaatgaattatgAATTCGGTTATTCATTATTCGTGACAAATCCCCTGCATCTCCGAATTCAATTCTAATAGTAGTAGCAGCATTTATTTCCTGTATGACTTTTCAGACTTTTACATAATTATCTCCCCCCTGTTCCCCTCGTATATTATTTCATAAAGTCTGCGTTGCACACCAGTATTTGACAACAGTTTCTCTTTCCTTGTATCTAATTTTTAACATTCCCTTATTTTACCAATTAGCTTTGATCGCCCCTTTCTTCAAATGTCCTCTCACTATTCTTCCTTTCTACTTTTTGTGCCATCAATTCGAACTGTCTGACCTGTTGAATTGTTCCATCAGTTAcctttttaaggaagttgaggcattagaatgaaaatgatgtcaccgcttttaaaccgattgcatcttataaagtgaagtgtaaaaaaaaatcagttaaattttcagacagtttaggagcgtcgttgctgagaaaaatcaataacaatttgggccaaataacatgtaatcttatggaagtcaagacacattcggtgatatctccgttaaaaatgatgctaaaaatatgaaattttttgggcaacatgagcaaggcttgccgaataatgtcaatttttttcagatttattaggagatttgctgagattatattaataataatctgttttccgtgcagttttttgaggctaggatcgtcaccgttcgtgttttcgattgagctttcaccagtttttcgtctttttttccccaacttttctttaaagtgtatgcaacattgccaaactgtaaactggcctaacttttgaaaggtacaggtcatcacttttgggtaaaaaaaatgactgtacagcctcaacttccttaattacTCTCCTCTGGCTCGTCCCAAcaatttatataaattttccactatttcatcattatttatGGCCTCTTTGATTTCTGGACACTCGTTGCCCACGATTCACTtctaataataaatttgattgaataacaaattattttataaaaatgcgATGAATCACGTAAAAATGTATACGAGATTTGCTGTATACGACGGAAGttcaggttgaaaaactaagaattgcaaattcggcaggaaacgaaattagAGAATTACTGTAATTATgcattggaggctttttttacatcgtttcgttggactccaacgttgaaaACTTAAGCGTCATAAAatgtattcaaattttattgtgGCAATAATATTGTAATTGGTGCTGCGAGTGATaataaaattgtgaaaattgaTTACGTAAATGAGGTTAACTGTTATAATTTATTGATAAGTTTAcctacaaattttttcattttattgttaAAATAAAGTAAATAGTTTGTATAACCGAAGATCGGTGCAtcacgagaggaaaaaaagtggCCAAGTTAACGGTTATTTATCGAACATTAATACGAAATGATAAAGGAAGGGAAGCGTTGATCCAGTTGCTATTCCCCGATGTAATATACCGGTAATACAATCAAAGTAAAAATTATCGTACGATGATGTTTGAGTGAATCGACACGAATCTGTGATCGGAGCTGTGTACGAGAGTTCGCGAGCGCGAAACCATCTTCCGCGAAAGTTCGAGTGGCGGTCGTCACAGCTCAATATTCCCAGTCGATGCGCTTCCACGCGCACGCGTATCGCtgtaatattgaaaatgatgaagcCTCGGGGGGAAGAaggatcgaggaaaaaaacgttttgagaGGGAAGAAGGAGGGAAAGAAATCGAGGAGGAAAAAGCCAGGAGCGAGCCAAGTTTAACGTCGAGTAAAAACGGGATATTCGGgtcaaatgaatttcggtttcctTTCTACGTTTGTTCTCCCCTCCCGCGGGGCTCAAATTCGATAATTATACACCGAGATCGAGAGTCTTTTCACCGAATTAGAAAGAAGCAGCATGAATATTTATGACGAGGAACTCGTTTTACTTCCGTAAACTAATAATTTTATATCGAGTTTtttaatcacaattttttcgtctcgGCTCACTGCTGGATAAATTCGAATGAggctttttcatcgaaatatcgCGAGACCATAAAACCGATTTTTTTGTGAGAACGAGCGAGTATCATTTACGTCACTTCTAACGATGACAGACCTCTTGGCGCCTCGCCGTTTTTTTACGCACAATTAGCGATTCGTGTGCCGTTTTATGACACGTTGTCCCGCGTCAGAGGACTCCCCACCGCGGGGGTCTTCAGTTATGTTTCGCGCGCCTCGTAAACGCGGTGCGTGAGACGAAAGGTTCGATCGAGCGATTGATTTTTACGACTCTGCTTCCGATTTCTTCTAATTTCtccatcgtttttttattttgattaaaTCAAAGACGGAATGACGATTCGGTGATGAATTTGAGAgttcaaattgaatttttatcgactCTGAGCCGGCGTGTCGAGCTGGCGCTCTCCACGCGAGTCGTTCGTCGACCAATTTTAGCAATAacgcgcgaatgaaattaataggGAAAGGTACGCTgcaattttatcgaaaatttgtcCCGCAGgtggaattaaaaaatctcgattccCTTGGAACGAGGTCGGACGAGCcgaaaacgaattttcgaaaaaacgagCGCGGCGAGTAAgctgggataaaaaaaaattgaaaaaatatcacgcgAGACACAAAAGTGTCGTGAGAGGTTCGATTGGTCAACGCGGATTTCAGTGCGAGAGCTCCCCATCGAAacgtttataaaaatataatcattACGATTTCTCATTGAAGTACTTTCTTTTCGATAATATTCctttttaaaacttttgcGTCGCGAGACTCGAATAAAACGTTcggagaaaagtaaaaaagaaaaaagaaaaaatgcttCCGTTGAAACGTATCGTAAAACTTTCGTAATTTCTATAATAATTAGCGATTCCGTTTTGCAGCCCGTTTCGCGTTACATATTAATAAGATTGGAGCAATTATTGCGCGTTACGCGGTTGTAATAAGGTCTGCTGGCGTGAGTGGCACATGCAACGTAGGATGAGAGATCAGTAAGATCTGTGTGTAATAAGAGCATCGCGTGGTTCCACGCATCCGAGCTCGTTCCTGCGCAGCACCGAGCTCGCTCTCCTTTTTTCCgctgttttttcttccccgCAAACTTTTCAGTGCAAGCATATAGTACACTCGTGTATGACGAGAGTTAAACTCTCTTAGGATATGCCCGGAGCGTGGTTAACGATCTATgaatgtgtgtgttttttttttttttttttttttcatttctaaaAATCTTCTTTCTTCTTGAAAGCGTCCAAAGTACGAGCCTGTTGCGTGATCTCTTTCGAGCTGGTACACCTCGCTATGCCATAACTTCCATAACGCTTGTCTCAAAGCGTTGATCTCCCATTAATATCGAGAGTCTCTCATATTCTGTGAGCACAAACTATTTTATGgatataaataaacaaaagatcGTAAATCCCACGGCTTAACACTCCCAGCAATTTGGGttgagtgatttttttcaatcgacgtTTATATCTTTGtgtgtttaaataaataatgcaCATTTGCGCGGGTTTATCCTACGatgaatatatgtatatacgaatATGTATTTAGCGAGCTCGGGGATTTATTTATGTTCCAACATAATTAGAGGAAAACTAATAATTGCAATAGCATTGCAATAGTTTTTCGTGTAGGTTTgcaataaaatagaaaattcaaGAGTTTTACGGGCCGTTGCGGTGGTGCACGGTTGCGGTGGGACCGAAACGGAGAGAATTTTGTTTTACGATCGGTCTCTAAACGCCGCTGAATAAATGTTGCTTCTTCGGTGTATTTTCCTCCCTCGAAAATAATCGTTCTATGTaaatgatggatttttcgCGGATTTGCTGTTGCTCGGAGGAAACTTCCTAGGGATCGTCGTCCCGCGGCAACGTCGCTTCCGCGCGCGCGATCTTCCTCCGAGACAGCATTGTGTACCTGCTTCACGACTCGACGCAATCGCGCGCGGTTGCATCATCTCTTTTCTCAGCTCCGTCAGCCCTCGAACGCGTGCGCGCTACTCGAACGAGATTTATTTAGTCTATGCTTTCGTCCCGTTTAGTTTTGAGAATCCGTCGTCAGCAGCAGCGCTCCTTCGAGCGGTGCGCTTTGGGGACAAACTTCTCGGAGCGAAgaaggaacgaaaaatttgtcgcACACTCGAAACTGCGGGAGCTCGGGCCCCGCGACTGGAAAAATGAATCTCCGTTTGTTACGCGACCGATATTTCGCAACGGCGAAAATGATGGAGACTCTCttgattatttcatttacttttcattttatatatgaACGTGAAATCATTTAATGGAGGACCGAAGTGCGAAACGACCTTGAAAATCATTGCGGAACGAGTAGCTCTCGAAGCACAACATATTTTACGTGTCACTCGTCAAAATATACTCGCTACGAATAAACACAATGAGACTGACTAATTTTAATTGACACATTGGTACGCTCGTCCTCGCGCGGTTTCAGCCAAGATCTTTTCCGCGCGCACTATACTCCGTGAAAGTCCAATATTATATTCACAATGGGTACGGAAGAGTCGGTCGCGAAGCTTCGCCAGGCTAAACGGCCTAAACTCTCGTAAATCTTCCCGTCAACCAACCTCTCTTTTCATTAACGTTTCGAGAAGCGTGTACGCCTCTCCGTTTTACATATGCCACACGTTTATGCAGCATTTCCACGCCTCGCTTTTTGTACTTGTTTCACGATCTTTGTACTCCATCCTGTTGACACGTTGGCGGGAACATGTTgcagcgaaagagagaaaaggtaataaaatcgttgaaaaaaataggcaATTGTgcgaagatatttttttgatggagttcaaagtattttttcttttcgctcAACGAGACTTTGAGCGCTTCAATGCGAAAGTCAATCAACGATAACGATCGTGGGTagtttgtttcatttttttaatttttcaattacatAATGATGTGCTGTTTTATGGTCAAAGGGAATCAAGAGTTTCAACTGAGAAACACGGCGAGTAGATTTCTATTTTTGGAGCGCGGTAGCGCCGCGGATGATTTGCGGATTTATAAATTAGTGTCGAATTAATTTCGTTTGACAGCTGCCAATCGAGACGAACGTTGCGAGCTTTCATGACCTTCTCGATTCACTCATACATTCGAGTGTTTGGATTTGTGCAAACAAACGGCGTCGGTCGTTCGTTGCCGTGGCCTGGACCCCGAATTCGTTCCCAGCGAGCCGGTCCTCCGAGATCTCTCGGTgaagcgagaaaaaataagCGCCGAGGGGTTGTCGAAGGAATCGATCGAAAAGCGAGCATCCCTCGACGGATTGAGCGGCGTTCGTATGACTTTCCGTGCACGAGGAACAGCACGTGCCAGGGCGCAATGTTTATCGACTATTACGGGACTCGTTACCCGCTCTCAAAAGCGAACAACAAGCGATCGGAACGTTACTTGATCACTCGAGAGACTCATTTATCAAAGGTCGAGAGAGTGTGTCGGACACGAGCGTTTTTAAGAACGAAGAAATGAGACGGCCCCGAGAGAGCGGACACGCAGAAGTAGATAATTTTTACGAACGAAAGCAAGAGCGCCTCTCTCCCCAAAAACACCTTAAAAACTCAAACTTTTCAGCGCGTGCGTGTGTCTAGATTTTTTTCGCAACGCTTTGGACCCGGGGAcagagaaattatgaaaaaaaaatgagcagcTGCGTGCCATATCTGAGGCGAGGAcatttaaggggtctaccctaattagacggACAAAAAAGTTCGCgtgttttcacgaatttgttCTGGTCGgtataaaaagtgttgggcctaaaaaatacactctcaaaatagacaaaaaaatgttttttttatctttattttactcagttttcgcacagaaaaatgggggagaagGCAGGTCCCaaaaaagatgggtgtgcgctgctgttgataaaatctctggaacggATGATCGGGAAATAAAATTGGTTTTAGATGCAATGAGTAAATCTGTGGCTGTAGCGCGTATCAtaggatttttttaaaaaatgacaaaacgccgggcatttttccaaaaactacgaaaaagcacgtttccTTTTACCGTTAtttgcaaaagaaaaatagttccacagtgaaaatttcgaaGTTCGTGTGATACGCGCCGCAGCTACAGTCACAAAGAacacgtggtaaaattttggcaACGATCGGTtaaatagtttcggagattttatcaacgagccatagaaaaacgtaattttgagaaaaaggcgTTTGAACAAAGGCGCGTACGCGGTGCCGCACCGGTGCGTATTAGCGCTAGGCCAAgcaaacgtcgctcaaaagtacacttggaGTGCTCAGATGTTTGTATAAAATTTGAGTATGTAAACTTGCGAAAAATGCGATAAAAAAgaatggattttttgaaaattctaattagacCGGACCCCTTAATTCGTGAAATACGCAGTTTCGCCGAGGAGAAAAGAAAGGGaaagggacagagagagagagagagagatgagtaTAACGAGAGTGAGAGTAAGCCAGGATTAATGAAAGTGAAGATTCGCAATAGACAAGACAGGCCAAAGTGGCTTAAGGTTCTTCCTCGAGTCCGCGTTGTCGTCGTATGTCTGAAGAGCGTCGATTCTCTCGGATGATGTAGAATGGAGCGGTGGCAAATCCCATAGGTGATGGGTCGCTCGCAGTGCGATGGGTTGCCAAGGAGTCGGGTACACGCGAGTGGGGCCCGAAACCAGCGAGCGATTCCCCTCGTCCTGCCctctcgtcgtcgtcatcaaCGTCGTCTTCatcgtcgttgtcgttgtcGTTGTAGTAACCGCCACCACCGCCGCCACCATGCCCGGCTCCGGCGACGTATAAAAGGGGCTCGAGCAACGAACACGGAGCATCAGTCCTCAAATTAAGCAGGAGGAACGAGCATCAGAGTCCCAGCACTATCGACGAAACCATGAGGGCATTCATGGTGAGTAATCGCGGCTAGAGAGACGGATAATCGCGCAGCATCCTAAAAGTGCTTCTTCGCGGTCCCGCATTCGAGCGCGTCATTTAGTAAAGAGCCCAAAATAAAGAAGCATTATCGAAccgttcactttttttctcgtgaaaCTGATCAAAGTTCTTCGCCAGTTATCCCCGCGGGGGGATAATAACAAAagttagagagagagagagagagagagaggccgaggacgagaaagagaggaaacgtTTGAAAGGAAGAGGGAACGAAGAACCGGATGAAAGAGGCCGTGCCAGCAACGGCCGACGACGTCATCTCTCGGGCACTTTCTCTCGGTTATATCTTTCGAGAAGCTCTCTCACGTTCGACCGACAATCCGAAAgacgaaattaaaaatcgaatgGAATTACGATATGCGTATTGTATACTCTTGTGCCGTTACGGGAATAGCTTATTCCGACAATGGTTAACGCGCGCGTTGTTGAGCAGCCGCGATCGGACGCAATGAATAAGTATTATTTCGCGTTTGAGTTTTCCCTTCGAAAGTTTTTAGTGCTCTCACGCGAATGTGCCGTGGATCGGAGTTCGAAAGTCGTAGAAGATGCGGGCAGGTtgtgatttgaaattttctctcagaTATTCCTTCGGTTTCTTCGTACTTATGCTAACAATTAACGTTCCCCGAACGAGCCGACGAGTAACTCGATTATAGAGAATCAATCGGGGTCAGATTTTCAATAGGAACGAGGCATGTTTTGTCTAACGTTTAATTATTGACAGATCGTGGCACTGGCCACAGTGGCGATGGCTCGCCCAGAGGCCGGCTACTCTTACTCCCAACCCCAGCCAAGCGGAAGCTACGGAACGCCAGGCGGTGGAAGCCTCGGCGGAGGCGGCGGAGGCCTCGGTGGGCTTGGCGGACTCGGAGGTTTGGGAGGTTTCGGAGGTGGCCACGGGGGTGGctcaggaggaggaggaggaggcggCTCCTTCGGCAGCGGTTCCAGTAGTTTCGGCTCGACCGCAATCGGTGGATTCGGCGGTGGTTCcttcggcggcggcggcggcggcgggggCTCCTTCGGCGGCGGTTCCTTCGGAGGCGGCTCTTTCGGTGGTGGATCCTTCGGTGGTGGATCCGGCGGCAGTTTCGGCGGCGGTTCTCTCATCCAAAAGCACATTTACGTTCACGTACCGCCCCCGGAAGCCCCTGAAGAGAGACCCCAGCGCCCCATCGCGCCCCAGGCGCCTGCCCAGAAGCACTACAAAATCATCTTCATCAAGGCGCCGACCGCGCCAACCCCAACCGCCCCGGTTATCCCGGCGCTCCCTCAACAGGACGAGCAGAAAACTCTCATCTACGTTCTCGTGAAGAAACCCGAGGAAGCACCGGAAATAAATCTCCCAACGATCGCTCCAACGCAGCCCAGCAAACCCGAAGTCTACTTCATCAAATACAAGACTCAGGTGAGTCTTAAGAACTCTTTCTTCTCCCTGCGGAGGGCACGAGGACgggaatcgttgaaaaaaatgcgttCTCGTCAAGCCTCTCGTACGAGCCGACGGGCTCGCCGCGGAATCGTTtccgaatcgtttttttccccattcaaatgaaatttttcgtttacttTGCAGAAGGAAGTTTCCGGCGGTGGAGGCGGCGGATCCGGTGGTGGAATCGGCGGTGGAATCGGCGGTGGAATCGGCGGTGGAATTGGCGGTGGAA includes the following:
- the TwdlT gene encoding glycine-rich protein DOT1 — translated: MRAFMIVALATVAMARPEAGYSYSQPQPSGSYGTPGGGSLGGGGGGLGGLGGLGGLGGFGGGHGGGSGGGGGGGSFGSGSSSFGSTAIGGFGGGSFGGGGGGGGSFGGGSFGGGSFGGGSFGGGSGGSFGGGSLIQKHIYVHVPPPEAPEERPQRPIAPQAPAQKHYKIIFIKAPTAPTPTAPVIPALPQQDEQKTLIYVLVKKPEEAPEINLPTIAPTQPSKPEVYFIKYKTQKEVSGGGGGGSGGGIGGGIGGGIGGGIGGGIGGGIGGGSGSGGGLGDGHGSGPSGPSGPSSSYGVPGQSGPY